A window from Gemmatimonadaceae bacterium encodes these proteins:
- a CDS encoding Rieske (2Fe-2S) protein, whose protein sequence is MVGFPVLRAFASPTLARRKNDAWVKVADDIALLDVGVPVRVNFVQTLQDAWVETRALNGVWLYTDDGEKFKAYNGHCTHLGCSYVYDKERTAFFCPCHHGQFDVKTGAVLAGPPPRPLDELPVQIRDSAVYVQYSDFRLGVPDKIEA, encoded by the coding sequence ATGGTAGGGTTTCCCGTGCTCCGCGCGTTCGCGTCGCCCACGCTTGCCCGCCGGAAGAACGATGCGTGGGTGAAGGTGGCCGACGACATCGCGCTGCTCGACGTCGGGGTGCCGGTGCGCGTGAACTTCGTGCAGACGCTGCAGGATGCGTGGGTGGAGACGCGCGCCCTCAACGGCGTGTGGCTGTATACCGACGACGGGGAGAAGTTCAAGGCCTACAACGGGCACTGCACGCATCTCGGGTGCAGCTACGTGTACGACAAGGAGCGGACGGCCTTCTTCTGTCCCTGCCATCACGGGCAGTTCGACGTGAAGACGGGGGCGGTACTGGCGGGGCCGCCGCCGCGCCCGCTCGACGAGCTGCCGGTGCAGATCCGGGACAGCGCGGTGTACGTGCAGTACTCCGACTTCCGGCTTGGCGTCCCCGACAAGATCGAGGCCTGA